In Chiloscyllium punctatum isolate Juve2018m chromosome 18, sChiPun1.3, whole genome shotgun sequence, the sequence cgcaagtcttgcaccagcctatatgtcccatccggcttcctcacagggagtattggagtattgaaaggggacatacattcctccagtagtccatctgtgattaatctttctatcacaggttgtaacccctcgcgtccttccatagcaatcgggtactgtttccttcttaccgggccttttcctggtaacatggtgatttggagaggtttgataTTTAAACCCCCTCTGTTCCCTTCTCGGTACCATACTCCtgggtctatttgttgatcatcttcttcggtgagggcgaacaaccttaccactatttccccgttacttggtaccgttccgatccctagtttgacctgcaagtctcttcctaacaaattaaaccccgccgatggcagtagaaggaggtctcgtttagtagttctgttttcatatccaatttccacgtcctccaccactggaacttgtaatttctgtcctccaattccagatacccccataacttttcctcctgctcgggtgccggggggtatttggattatacttgacctttcggctcccgagtccaccataaatgtgatctccgatccttggggtcctactttcaagtttaccaggggttcctgtctatagtccttttgccccaagggtaggaacccccgacctccctaatcttcctccatcagtgcgtacgaccgcacctcccgcttgtagcgggggcactcccatttaaaatgtccctcttcattacagtagtaacatctgagtatcctctttgtttccctgtcgcggtctcgcgttcctccactcttcctttgttccggccatggttctcttttcctctgctcttgccacgactctcccctttcctgtttctgccacggctctcccttttcccttcttccagctgtcatttgttgcacggtttgcatcattatctttgtcgccttcttttgcttctcatcgtcccttctcacaaacaccttttgcgcctcccgtagtagttcacttagagatttactatcccaatcatccattttctctaacttctttcgtatgtccggccaggcttttgatacaaactctacccgtatgagttgttgccccacgtccgtctcagggtccaccccagcgaactgctgcaagttcttcctaatcctgtctaggaagtccgtaggggtttcctccgggttttgatgattaccaaaggccttggtaaaattgtgccccttcggggctgcctgccttattccttttatccaatattcccgcatGTCTCTCATGTTGTGCCGTCCTTCCTCCGTGTTCTTATCCCactcggggtcggtgaggggaaacttctgctcccctccttctcccccctctttctcccagaccaacagcgcagcttgtcgtatcatctgtcgttcctggctagagaacaatgttttcatgatggaacacatctcttcccacgtgtaagtattcggacccaggaactgatctaattgttcagccaggcccatggggtcctctagtagacccttcatctctctcctgaaattccgtacttcagtactcgtcaagggaacgttcacatatcccgtccctccttcctcgccccccatgggcacttcccggagtggattcattAATGCAATTGAGGTAGGGTTTTGTCCGTGACCCCTTCCAGCTCGAGATCTGGTCTGCACCCCTGAGGTAGCCTGTGATTCCTCCCCTTTTTCTTTCCCTTCCCCTGATTCGTCGTCACCCGGAGGAACATTTtgtggggcagacggggtcacgtagggcggcggtaagtgatctaaaggttcccattctttctgtcttcTCGAGTCTTCATTAGTTGCCTGCATTTGGCAAGATATCGCAACCAGTAGCCAACAAAAGGCATAATCACTTTCTTCTAGATTATCACCTGGTTttgaattgacatataaaatgagagcttgccggacccagtcttcgtcagtaccgaatctaggccaccacacggagtcgccctgaataggtttctgggaccacttctcacagtattttaccatcttccttttagattttccttttctcccacCCTGATTCCAATcatttaacattcttcctaacggaCTATCATCAGGTACCCCGGGGTATGTGTCATTGTCCCTGTTTAAGCCTACCCTTCCCTTAATCGCCTTGGATCCCCtatttcccattgccgaggacttcgtatttctcgtattatcccgtgataatctatcacaatttagccaattcccggaccttcagtcccgtgatcgcccaggttcctttgcaggcacccccggtctttggattcctgtgtcctacgtctctgtgacacagatcacagCCACCCCATAGGTACATGTTCCtcctcaaacacggtctctgcaaaatccctcacaggcgagccccggtctctagatacctgagtcccacgtctctgtagaagaatccacaggcaccccgtaggtccccaggcctccggaaacacggtccccgcaagttttttcttacctgggttcggtgcaccgaaattactcgatcgttaaccgtccccactgcctcggctacacccctcctttgttttcctgagcctcccgggtatcactcgctcaagccgcgcggggcgacaagcaaggaatcagggactgccgaaatcggcagggtgcaccttctccgatgtccttcctcagctccccttgcggccggagtgttgaccggatgagcccccaagttgttagaaacgaaaattgcttcttaataatcgctctagacaaattcaggaaaacaaagctttattagcaagtctgcagagatgggcagccttctgagtaaaaggcgcgctgaggcttacaaagtttctcattatatacagtacaagtccctcccctccttggttctaacgagccatgaggttcacattcttaaaaacatcattattctccaacttgcatccttatcacaaagtctgcaacaaatgtcttcagaccctccccttcatgcctccagaccctagaggtgttatttttctctccctgtagtcttatcagtcaaagacttattcttctctgtctgtgctgtagcagatatctctgtatcaatctgtagcagatgtctctcgagttgtttccctgtcctgcagtctttatcagtcaaggactcatccttccctgcctgtgtttatggtttcatcaatcaagggcctgcttgttttactctgctcacaaactgcatgcactattttaaactattctacttttgagtatacaaaatgttttaagaaagcaaaagtctaatgttttagaaaagaagcaaaagttttatcttttattatagatcagtctgtggtctaggcacatcttaaagttgcaaaccgaaattacctctcacaccaggttatagtctaacaggtttatttggaagcactggcttttgaagacaaaagcaggccattcagtccctcctgggCATTCAAGCCCTCAAGCATGTTCACcatccaatgtggccttgtcCTAACTCAGCCTTTACCCAAGAAAAGGTGGACATATGCACAACCCTACCCATTCAGGACAATTGCTTTTGAGGCCTATGAGGGCTTCTTGTTGTGGATAGTGTTGATGCTGGCACCATGGTAACCGGGTACCATGGAAACCAGCCAGCCGCGGTTAAAGGTCACCCAGCCTCATTGAGCTTCCGGTGACGTCACAATCATCCTCCCACCAAGATGGCCACGGTCGGGCGGTTTCTTCTCGGGGTCGGCGGCTCCCTGCGGGCTGGGGTGACGCGGTGTCTTCTCAATCCCCAAATTAAAGCTGGGGGTCAGTTTAACTCTTCTAGAAAAGTGGTGATGTCAAAATCGGGTGCTATTTTGCCGAAGCCCGTCAAGGTGAGCGCAGCGATCCGGCTGGGGGAGTATGAGGGGTTGGAGGGAAGATGCGGATGTACGGAGTAGATTGACAGCTCCTCTAAACCAATCGGACAGCGCGCTGTTATGATTGACATCTTTGCTAGCGATCGATGCGCCGAATCGCTGCATAGATCATAATTAGTTCCTGCTGATTGGTGCAATGGCAATGATGGACAGCTCTCTCCACCAATCGACGCCTAAGCACCTGGTCGATGGTTGTTTGGGTTCAGCCAATCGACGGAGCCCATGAGAGAAATGTCGAAGACTACaactgctggaaatctgacacttgaagagaaaatgctgaaaacaaTCAGTAGGTTAGGCAGCATTTGTAAGTTAACCGTTTTTTTAAATAATGAAAATCCAAgcagggaatgagagagaaaataaaaggTCAGGTTGGAAACCAAAATGCGTTGACAGGGTTGTTGGTGTAAGTAAAAGGAGATGGTTACCATAGACTCAGAGACAGAAGTCAGACGACTAGGCGccagtgagaactgcagattagagacaaagagtgtggtgctggaaaagtacagcaagtcaggcagcatccgaggagcaggaaaatcgacgttttgaataaaagcccttcatcaggaatgatgctgggAGTCTctgggggtggagagggaaatgggAGAGGGCTGGGAcggaagatagctgagaatgcaataggtggatggaggtggggtgtgATAGGTtgttggggagggtggagtggagtggataggtgggaatgaagatggacaactcatgagggcggtgctgagctggaaggttggaactgggggaggagaagtgaggaaactggtgaaatccacattgatgccctggggctggagggtcccaagacagaagatgcggcattctttctccaggtgttgggtggtatgGGAATGACGAtgtaggaggcccaggacctcgatGTCCTCAGTGGAGTGGGAGtttaagtgttcagccacagggcagtggggttggttagtgcaggtgtcttggagatgttctctgaagcgctttgTGAGTAGTCATTCTgactctccaatgtagaggagactgcatcgggagcaacggatacagtaaatgatgtgtggaagtacaggtgaaactttggatgtggaaggctgctttggggccttggatgatggtgagggggaaggtgtggtgCAGGTTTTGCCATTTctgtggtgggaggggagggtagggTAGGGTGTGTTGTTGGGGGCCCGGGGGGTGGTGTATGGACCTGatgaggtagtcacggagggaaaggTCTTACGGAAAgcgggtaggggtggggagggaaatatatgggtggggtctgtttgtaagtGGTGGAAATGACTGAGGATGATGCAAAATATATATAGAGGTTGGTGGGGCGAAAGGTGAGGACTAGAGGATTCTGTccttattgtggttggaggggtggggtccgagggcggaggtgtgggaagtggatgagatgtgctggagtGGATCATCAACctcgtgggaggggaaattgcggtctttagaGAAAGAGGCcgtttggtgtgttctgtggtggaactgatacTCCTGggagcagaggcagaggaattgggaataagggatagcatttttgcaggaggcaggttgggaggaggtttaatccaggtagcttctgtggtggaactgtctTCCACTGTGGAACTGGAGAAGTCagatggcaccaggttatagtccaacaggtttatgtggggTCCAACCTTTCGGAGCAtttccccttcatcaggtgaaataaacctgttggattataacctagtgtcatctgacttttgactttgtccaccccagtccaacaccaccagCAACTCCACATCAGAGTCAGagacatacagtgtggaaacagaccctttggttcaactcgtccaagCTGACTAGATATACGAAATTAATCTAGCCCACTTGATAGCATTTGGCCtctatccctccaagcccttcccattcataaatccgtccagatgccttttaagtgcactagcctccaccacatcctctagcaggtcattccatacaagcGTGGAAAAAGTTATcctttaagtcccttttaaatctttcccctctcgctttAAGTCTGTgttctttagttttggactcccatatCCCTGACAAAATACCTTTgctgttcactctatctatgctcctcataattttataaacttctctaaggtcacccctcagcctatgacactccagggaaaatagccccagcatatccagcctcttCCTTtgcttcaaatcctccaaccttggcaacatccttgtaaatcttcactgaaccctttcaagcttaataacatctttcctattagcagggagaccagaattgaatgcagtattctaaaagtggcctcaccaatatggCATCTCAATTCccatactcaatacactgaccaataaagacaagcataccaaatttCATAGAAATTGCTGTGTTCACTATCCTGTCTGCCAGTGACTCCATTATCAAGGAACTATTAACCTGCtcctgtaggtctctttgttcggtaACACTCCCCAACCCTGCCATTATGGTGGAAGAATAATTGAGTCTGGAGGAATTGTAAGTACCACAAAGAATTGTCATTGACAGTTGCTATTGGGGAAATTCTGTAATTATCAGTGTTGGATATTTCCCTTCATAATTTAAAGACCTCAATTAGGTCATCCCTAtgcttttttttttctggatgAAAGAGCTGCAAATGGCTTATATAGTTAGTCTTTAGGTCTAGGGAAATCTGGAGCCAGAGGCATACTGTAAAATAAGAGGTCTACTGCAAggtggagaggggaaggaattttCTTTACTCTCACTCGTGTTTGTTGCAATCTTATGATCGAGTTTTGCCACAGTGCTCGGGCCTCATCCTTTCAGAATTCATATAAAGGGATCAAAGATATGGTAACTAAATTTGCTGCTGACGCAAAAGTAGGTTCTGTGGTCAGATATCTGGCAAATAGAATattatgtggaaaaatgtgaagtgtctTTCAGCAGGAAGAATATTCAAGAAATTGTTTTATACttagtgagagattgcagagctctgacaTACAGAAGGATTTGAGTGTCTTAGTGCACAAGTTCTCCTATGGAGATATgataagtaattaggaaagccaaTAGAACGTTACTGTTTATTGCAAAGGCAATTGAATACAAATGTGGGAATGTTATGCTTCAGTGATGCTTAAACTGTACAAGGCAGTAGTTATATTTGTTGTGCTTCACTGCACTTAAAAGGGTTTTAGCAAAGAGCATAAAGATTCTCCAGTTATCCTCTGATAACCAGCTTAATAGAAAACTCATCAAATTTTATATGTAACAGGAGTTACTATTTATTACATATAGGTAGACCCAGGATACAGAAAAACAAGTATGAATTGTTGCATGTAACTCTACTAGTTAAAACTCTGATCCCTTATAAAAGTCACCCTATACATCAGGCATTAGTGAAGAAAAATAAACTGGGATGGTTTACTTCAATAATTCATTTGCTTTCCAGGACATACTGTTGTTCAATTTCACTTCTCTGGGTACTTTTCACTTTCCTGCAGAATGCACAGGGTGACTGGTTCACCCATCATAAAGTCTCTGCCTTAAAATCTACAACAACTTAACTGAACGGGTTTGCTTCAGGTATCTGCCAgagcagaggaaagagagagagagagagagagacagacatcaAAGGTTTCTGGCAATATTGTTTGTGTCCACCAATTTTCATAGAAACCAATTACATCAATAGATGGCATTTGTCATCCACATCTAGTCACTACTCCACAAACCAAGCAACTACTTCTACCAAGTGAGTGCCAGCCCATCTGCAATCAACCTCCCCCTCTGATCGAGAAAAGCAGCAGTGTAAACACCACTTAAAATGAGCTTTGGTAATTTGCTTTTAAAGATTGCTGCAAACTTTCCACAGTCTAGTCAGAATTATAGAGAGTGTGGTTAACAATTTTGGTCCCTTTAATTTAGGTAAGATGGAGGCCGGCTAGAAAGGTTCATTAGGTTTATCCTAAGTTATGGAGGTGAAATTGAGTAGAGTGGACCTGTAATCACCGAAGTTTGGAAAAATGCTACCTTACTGAGAGTCAAGATTCATAGgagacttgacagggtggatgagGCAAGGTTGTTAGGCTCACAGAGCATGATCTCAGATTCGGTGGGTTGTCCATTTAAGATACTGATGAAAAGGTTTTTCTTATATCAGAGGATCATGAATCTACagaattctttactacagagaGCAGTCCAGGCTGGTTTGTTGAGTATATTCAGGGCTGAGATaacagatttttaaacagtgagttttgagaagatttgtagttcaggttgagtttctggatgtaggtttgctcgctgagctggaaggtttgttttcagacattttgtcaccattttAAACAGGAATTCTAGAATTGTAATGAAAAGGCAGAAATGTGCGGATGAggtttatcagatcagccataatctcactgAGCAGCCAAGTAAAAATGATGGGCTGAATCTTGTGTGCCCTTCACCATCACTGCTTATAAAAGAATGATCCCCTTCTTTGCTGAGACACTGACTGAGCTCAGTCATGCCAACTGGCCACAATGCTGCATCCTGCATGTTGCTCCATCTGATGGCATTTACAATAAACAGGCCCTATTCTCAAACATTTCTTTGacaaaggccagggaacaagGGGCGTCATCAACATTGTCTCAGAATCTAATGGTCTCCTCAGCATCTTGTttgtcacctttcattcttctgaactccagtggagGAAATCCTCATCCTGTTCAACCTATCTTCACAAAAGAAATAGTGTGAAACTAATTCTTGATATTCCAAACTACTTACACCTTATTACTGTCTTGTTTTCATAAGATCATAAGGAATAGgaacagaatcaggccatttggctcctTGAGTCTGTTGAAGCATtggatcctggctgatctgacattccttacCTTTTACTGGACTCTCGAATCATGTTAATTTTTCCTGTAGTTTTTCAGAAATATTTGTTCATGCCTTGTGGCACCTATCCTTGATTACACTTGAACTGACAACGGAAAATAGCTTGTGAAGCAATGAGTTCACACCTTCTTCACATGTACACAATCTAGCTAAGTCACATTTTATTATTAGAATGGACTGCTGAAATGCAGTGGTCACTTTGTGCACAGAATTCATCAGTCCTTATGGTCAAATAAAGTAATGAAATGTAAAATAACATTTCTATGCACTTGAAGTCGAATTATTCAACCTGGTTGAAATGGCCTGGAAGCATGTGCATTTACTGTGGAATGCTACAATAACATGTCACCAAATTATCTTCACATCTATTTGTGATTGATTAATTTTCAGACCTTTTTTTTTGTCGTTGCCCATTGAGCTCAGAATCATAAGGCAATTCTGAGTGTTACGACActgggtaaactctcctgcttaatttaaaaccagcaacacagaaaagatttatcccatacaGTAATTTGTAAAAACATTTGAGTGGCCAAGAAATATGTAAAGTAAAAAttgacaactttatttcttaaaatataacagcGAATACTTAACTAACCACTActtacaatttctttctctagttatcttttaccttcctttcTATAATaatagtctgataaaactcctaattaagatttacccaggatctgatcaggtgtaccctagaactctgggggaagctagagaagtgattactgggccccttgctgagatatttatatcatcgataggcacaggtgaggtgccggaagactggatgttggctaacgtggtgccactatttaagaagggtggtaaggataagccagggaactatagactggtgagcctgacgtcggtggtgggcaagttgttggagagaatcctgaggaacagaatgtacatgtatttggaaaggcaaggactggtgagggatagtcaacatggctttgtgcgtgggaaatcgtgtctctcaaacttgattgagatttttgaggaaataacaaagaggattgatgagggcagagcagtagatgtgatctatatggatttcagtaaggcgtttgacaaggttccccaaaggagattgattagcaaggttagatctctcagaatacagggagaactagccatttggatacagaactggctcaaaggtagaagacagagggagatggtggagggttgtttttcagactggaggcctgtgagcagtagagtgccacaaggattagtgctgggttctctactttttgtcatttacataaatgatttggatgtgagcataagaggtacagttagtaagtttgcagagtatatcaaaattggaggtgttgtggacagtgaagagggttacctcagattacaacaggatctttaccagatgggccaatgggctgagaagtggaagatggagtttaattcagataaatgcgaggtgctgccttttgggaaagcaaatcttagcaggacttatacaccttaatggtaaggtcctagggagtgttgctgaacaaagagaccttggagtgcaggaacatagctccttgaaagtggggtttcaggtagataggatagtgaaggcgtttggtatgctttcctttattggtcagagtattgagtacaggagttgggaggtcatgttgcagctgtacaggacattggttaggccactatttgaatattgcgtgcaattctggtctccttcctatcggaaagatgttgtgaaacttgaaagggttcagaaaagatttacaaggatgttgccagggttggaggatttgagttacaaggagaggctgaacaggctggggctgtttttccctggactgttggaggctgaggggtgaccttagattacattttacattacattacagtgtggaaacaggcccttcggcccaacaagtccataccgacccgccgaagcgcaacccacccattcccctacatttacccctttacctaacactacaggcaatttagcatggccaattcacctgacctgcacattgttggactgtgggaggaaactggagcacccggaggaaacccacgcagacacggggataacgtgcaaactccacacagtcagtctatgaggggcatggataggataaattggcaaagccttttccctggggtcagggagtccagaactagagggcattggtttagggtgagaggggaaagatataagagacctgaggggcaacttttttacacagtgcggtacgggtatggaatgagctgccagaggaagtggtggaggctggtacaattgcaacatttaagaggcatttggatgggtatatgaacaggaagggttttgggctgggtgctggcaggtgggactagattgggttggggtatctggccggcatggatgggttggaccaaagggtctgtttatatgctgcacatctctgtgacGCTGTGTAGGCAGTTTTAGGTTCTTGTCTTCGGATCTCCATGTGTCGTCTTTTCTCCTTGTTAAGAATTTCTacatcacaggttactgatcgaaaagATACTTTTAAGAGAGATGTTTGTTTTCGAGTAGTCTGGTACATGTTAGGTTTGGCAGTTCTGCTCTCAACTGGACACATTTCAGTTGACGATGACTTGGGTGGAAGCAGAACCCAGCAAGGATCTGTCCACTTGTGCATTTTACAGCAACTGCAAAACTGATTTATGTCTTGCTTGATGTACTGGCAAACACAACGTTAATTCCATACACTCTCTCTACCAGTGTCTCAGACCCTTTACACTTTATAGGAAATACAGATACCCCCTTAGTCAAGTAGCAACAACACAGCTTCCAGTATGGAGTGAAGGATAATGTCCAGGAAGGCAAATGAGAAAAGTGCACTGACTGATATCTTTAAAGAAAATGTTTGTAGCGATTGTCCTTATAGCCATTCTAACTGGCTCACTGGCCTGCGAATGAGGATTTAGTTAGTTTAAATACCTGGGCCAGTTTtcttgcaggagaaagtgaggactgcagatgctggacatccgagtcgagagtgtggtgctggaaaagcacagcaggtcaggcagcatccgaggagcaggagagtcgatgtttcgggcataaacccttcattcctgatgaaggccttatgctcaaaatgtcgattcttctgctcctcggatgctgcctgacctgctgtgcttttccagcaccacactctccaccgTTTCCTTGCAGAAAGGATTAGGAGTCTGAGTTAGTCACAAAGATCATGACCAGCAACGGTATAAGCATCAAACACAGAGCCAAGAGTGAAAGACAAAGAGCGATGTAACAAGAGGAGGCTTTTATCTTTAAAAGAGATTTGAGATGTTTGTATTGTTGTAATGCAGATGATTTTTGCACTGTCAGCTCCAACAAACAGCAGTGTGGTAATGCTGAGATTTCTTTTGTGATGTTGGTTGTGAGAAGTAGTAGAGGCCAAGACATGGGGAGAgtgctcttcctgcaccactTTGAAATAAAGATCATGGGATCTCCTACCCTCCAGAGGGGTACATAAGGGGTATCTAATATGTCAGCTGAAAGATGGCATTTGATGTTAGTGCAGCACATCCACATTGCTGCACTGGAGTGTTAGCCTTATCAGTTGAAGTTTCTGGAGCTGGACTTGTCCTTTCTGACTTTCGTGCTATCTGCTGAACCAGGGCTAATGCCTTCTGCCTGACTGCTTGGTAGCTGAGGTGAGATAAGACTCCACTGTGAATAGGCCCATAAATGTTACCTTGGATCATGCAAAACAGACGctctatcatagagtcatacagcatgggtggcacgatggctcaatggttagcactactacatcacagcgccagagacctgggttcaattcccgcctcaggcaaccgtctgtgtggagtttgcacattctccccgtgtctgtgtgggtttcttcagtagtgttaggtaaaggggtaaatgtaggggaatgggtctaggtgggttgctcttcggagggtcgaagggcctgtttccacactgtaagtaatctaatataatcaaaagcatggaaacagacccttcagttcaatcagtccat encodes:
- the smdt1a gene encoding essential MCU regulator, mitochondrial; protein product: MATVGRFLLGVGGSLRAGVTRCLLNPQIKAGGQFNSSRKVVMSKSGAILPKPVKTPFGLMKVFIVVIPFLYMGTQISKSFASLLEEHDIFVPVDDDDDD